Sequence from the Deinococcus radiopugnans ATCC 19172 genome:
GCCACCGCCGGGTTACAGGCCAGCTTCGGCAAGCAGCGCGTGTTCGACACGCCCCTCAGCGAGGCCGCCATCGTGGGCGCGGCGGTGGGCATGGCCGTGCGCGGCCTGCGGCCGGTGGCCGAGATTCAGTTCGCCGACTACATGGGGCCGGGCTTTGACCAGATCATCTCGCAGGCGGCCAAGATGCGCTACCGCAGCGGCGGACAGTACACCGCCCCGCTGGTGATCCGCACCCCGTCCGGCGGTGGCGTCAAGGGCGGGCACCACCACAGCCAGAGCCCCGAGAGCTACTACACCCACACGCCGGGCCTGAAAGTGGTGATGCCCAGCACGCCCTACGACGCCAAGGGGCTGCTGAAAGCCGCCATTAGGGGGGAAGACCCGGTGATCTTCTTCGAACCCAAGCGGCTGTACCGCGCCTCCAAGGGCGAGGTGCCGGGCCACGATTACACCGTCAAGATCGGCGAGGCCGCCATCCGCCGCGAGGGCACCGATCTGAGCCTGATCGGTTACGGCGGCGTGATGCCGGATCTGGAACGTGCCGCCGACGCGCTGGAGGCCGAGGGCGTGAGTGTGGAAGTGATTGACCTGCGCAGCCTGGTGCCCTGGGACAAGGCGCTGGTGGTGGACAGCGTGCAGAAGACCGGCCGGGCCGTCCTCGTCAGCGAGGCCCCGCGCATCAGCAACTTCATGGGCGAGGTGGCGTACAGCATTCAGGAGGCGGCCTTCGACTCGCTGCTGGCCCCGGTGGGGCAGGTGGCGGGCTTCGACATTCCGTACCCCTACGTGCAGGACAAGATCTACCTGCCCGGCCCCAACCGCATCACGGCGGCCTGCGTGCAGGCGCTGAACTATTAACGTCCTGCGCAAACCCAGACGGCGCGTTACGCTGCGGCCATGAAGCTGAATCCCGATCTGCTGCGCCCGCTGCTGGGCACCATCGGCCTGATGATCGGCTTCGGCGTGTACGCCGTGGCGGGCGATCTCCCGCAGCCATGGCAGCGCCTGAGCATCGGTTTGATGTTCGTCCTGCTCGGGGTCAGCGCCGTGATCTACGCGAAGGGTGAGCGCTGGATTCAGGTGCTGGGCGGGGTGCTGCTGTTGTACGGCGCCCTGCGGATGTTCCTGATCGGCTAGCGGGAGGCGGTGCGCGGGGCGCGGTCAAAGATGAAAAACCTGCTGATTCTCGATTCGTGATCCTCTCGCCTCGCGTTGTTCCCGCCTCCCGCGCACCGCTCCCTCTTTTCCCACTCCCTACAATCTCCACCCCACAACCGAGGTGACCCCATGAAAGAAATTCTGCTCCCCGAACTGGCCGAAAGCGTTGTCGAAGGCGAAATCCTCAAATGGCTGGTGGAGGAAGGCGACACCATCGCCCTGGAACAGCCGCTGTGCGAGGTTATGACCGACAAGGTGACCGTGGAACTGCCCAGCCCGGCGGCGGGCATCCTGAGCAAGCGCATGGCCCAGGAGGGCGACGTGGTGGCCGTTCACGCCGTCATCGCCCTGATCGACGAGAGCGGGCAGGCAGGCGCGGCAGCCCCGGCTGCACAACCCAGCCCCACCCAGGCCATTCAGGACAGCGGCGAGAACCCTGGCACCGCCGACGCCCAGTTGCCCCCCCAGGCCCAGGAGGAGCGCGAGCAAGTCGCCCAGGAGGAACAGGGCGGCAGCATCGTGGAGGC
This genomic interval carries:
- a CDS encoding alpha-ketoacid dehydrogenase subunit beta encodes the protein MTATQESQDVTAASGEPRTINLITAVTEALHEEMERDSRVVLFGQDVGARGGVFMATAGLQASFGKQRVFDTPLSEAAIVGAAVGMAVRGLRPVAEIQFADYMGPGFDQIISQAAKMRYRSGGQYTAPLVIRTPSGGGVKGGHHHSQSPESYYTHTPGLKVVMPSTPYDAKGLLKAAIRGEDPVIFFEPKRLYRASKGEVPGHDYTVKIGEAAIRREGTDLSLIGYGGVMPDLERAADALEAEGVSVEVIDLRSLVPWDKALVVDSVQKTGRAVLVSEAPRISNFMGEVAYSIQEAAFDSLLAPVGQVAGFDIPYPYVQDKIYLPGPNRITAACVQALNY